Proteins encoded in a region of the Triplophysa rosa linkage group LG6, Trosa_1v2, whole genome shotgun sequence genome:
- the LOC130555735 gene encoding uncharacterized protein LOC130555735, with translation MIPNKFRRLRPIINTTEQQTCSGVDALRPHPPAGKRPVPPPVLPKSRARCSVCGKIPSFDNPAPKRIPFLNIPDDKPKSVWTLTEESCFTHHIIRRRDGCSVCGSIPNIVTPPPKKIPFLKVTDNRWNRAWNQSVARHMGGVLPPLNPQEKPPTYHCPHVRRRVLEEERHENEDDVRTSIRKAEAEARSVKIALGDNFIVLSGWNERINKQEIELQSLEKESETFDELQCQVFQSLPPELRESFVWDPDETNPEDEQTGHPEHMMLLKTIKEELDAIAVHQKAIAGEMMSKKEKLERLRMEWKITYRKRDENFKLL, from the exons ATGATTCCGAACAAGTTTAGGCGTTTAAGGCCCATCATCAACACCACAGAACAACAAACTTGTTCAG GTGTTGATGCTTTACGGCCACACCCACCTGCTGGGAAAAGACCTGTCCCACCACCCGTCCTCCCAAAAAGTAGAGCTCGGTGTAGCGTCTGTGGCAAAATTCCATCTTTCG ACAATCCAGCCCCCAAAAGAATCCCGTTCCTCAACATCCCAGACGACAAACCGAAAAGTGTGTGGACGCTAACTGAGGAGAGCTGTTTCACACACCATATCATAAGAAGAAGAGACGGTTGCAGCGTCTGCGGATCCATTCCAAATATTG TCACCCCGCCGCCAAAGAAAATCCCGTTCCTAAAGGTCACGGATAACAGATGGAACCGTGCGTGGAATCAGTCCGTCGCACGGCACATGG GTGGCGTGCTGCCTCCGCTGAACCCACAGGAAAAGCCCCCAACATATCAT TGTCCTCATGTCCGTCGGCGCGTCCTGGAGGAGGAAAGACATGAAAACGAAGATGATGTGAGGACTTCTATTCGGAAAGCTGAAGCGGA GGCTCGGAGTGTCAAGATCGCCCTTGGAGATAATTTCATAGTCCTCAGTGGATGGAATGAGAggataaataaacaagaaat TGAACTCCAGAGTCTCGAGAAAGAATCCGAGACATTCGACGAGTTGCAATGTCAAGTTTTTCAAAGCCTCCCACCTGAGCTGCGGGAAAGTTTCGTCTGGGACCCAGACGAAACCAACCCAGAG GACGAGCAGACTGGACACCCGGAGCACATGATGCTGCTGAAAACGAT AAAAGAAGAGTTGGACGCAATAGCTGTGCACCAGAAGGCCATCGCTGGTGAGATGATGAGCAAGAAAGAGAAACTGGAAAGACTGAGGATGGAATGGAAGATAACCTACCGGAAGAGGGACGAGAACTTC AAATTGCTGTAG